A window from uncultured Desulfobacter sp. encodes these proteins:
- the nhaA gene encoding Na+/H+ antiporter NhaA codes for MHKDRESIIVSFLKMESTGGILLFCSAVLAIVIANSSLEPYYELFISTPVEIRIGPLEIAKPLLLWINDGLMAVFFFLIGLELKREVIEGELSEKSKIILPCIGAIGGMVVPALIYLYFNANDPVAVKGWAIPAATDIAFALGVLTLLKSNVPSSIKIFLTSLAIFDDIGAILIIALFYTSKISFFAIGIALGCLVILFWMNKRNVTSNSPYILMGIIMWVATLKSGMHATLAGVLLAMFIPMQSKDDPEHSPLKSIEHDLHSIVAFFVLPVFAFANAGINLSGVTVNQAFHSVPIGVALGLFLGKQAGIFGFCWLFIKLRLAKLPGDMNWLSLYGTSALCGIGFTMSLFIGSLAFEETGVNLLFDERLGIILGSLVSGILGFVVLKMSLKTD; via the coding sequence ATGCACAAGGATCGAGAATCAATCATTGTCTCTTTTTTGAAAATGGAATCCACCGGGGGAATACTGCTGTTTTGTTCAGCTGTGCTTGCCATTGTGATCGCAAATTCATCTCTTGAGCCATATTACGAGCTTTTTATTTCAACGCCCGTGGAGATCCGGATCGGCCCTTTGGAAATTGCAAAGCCCTTATTGCTCTGGATCAATGACGGATTGATGGCTGTTTTCTTTTTTTTGATCGGTCTTGAGCTGAAACGTGAGGTGATTGAGGGGGAGCTTTCCGAAAAAAGCAAAATCATCCTCCCCTGTATCGGGGCCATCGGCGGAATGGTCGTTCCGGCACTCATATATCTGTACTTCAACGCCAATGATCCCGTTGCGGTGAAAGGCTGGGCAATCCCGGCCGCAACGGATATTGCATTTGCCTTGGGTGTTTTAACTTTACTGAAATCAAACGTCCCTTCTTCAATAAAGATTTTTCTTACCTCTTTGGCCATTTTTGATGACATTGGTGCGATACTGATCATCGCTCTTTTTTATACATCAAAAATTTCTTTTTTCGCCATCGGCATTGCGCTCGGCTGCCTGGTGATTCTTTTTTGGATGAATAAACGCAATGTCACATCCAACAGCCCTTATATTCTCATGGGGATTATCATGTGGGTCGCCACGTTAAAGTCGGGCATGCATGCCACCTTGGCCGGTGTGCTGCTGGCCATGTTCATTCCAATGCAGTCAAAAGATGATCCGGAACATTCGCCTCTAAAAAGCATAGAGCATGATCTGCATTCCATTGTCGCGTTTTTCGTGCTGCCGGTATTTGCCTTTGCAAATGCGGGAATCAATTTGAGCGGGGTTACGGTAAATCAGGCATTTCATAGCGTACCCATCGGGGTTGCCCTGGGGCTGTTTTTGGGTAAGCAAGCCGGCATTTTTGGATTTTGCTGGCTATTCATTAAGCTTAGACTTGCAAAACTGCCTGGCGATATGAATTGGCTCAGTTTATACGGCACATCCGCACTTTGCGGGATCGGTTTTACCATGAGCCTGTTCATCGGTTCTCTGGCCTTTGAAGAGACAGGGGTGAACCTGTTATTTGACGAACGGCTGGGGATTATACTCGGTTCATTGGTTTCGGGAATTTTGGGGTTTGTTGTACTCAAGATGAGCTTAAAGACAGATTAA
- a CDS encoding AAA family ATPase, giving the protein MYCSHFNLKKKPFQLSTDNSFLWLGDTHARALGLLRHGIDSAQRLLVLTGDIGTGKTTLIHELSHFLPQTTAVAHITDPSIERHHLLLSIARDLGFGAFYEEGEEFDSVLSVFLSRRSPEGKCLIIIDEAHLMSERFLSQIPAWAKSAPDNTLTFILAGQLEFHQVLEETLGRSWQAQVDVHAMLSPLDEQQTLDYINRRLELAGATAPIFIPETVREVHRYTKGIPRRINIACDQAMIAAFSKDMHTVDARTFREAVGILELPRVPAVVAPPVPDLQMPSLFQRVRRQATTVLPVLAAAVLLVVVAYTFHSRTFPVSTPAATAAHGQPPGTIVPKEVSQTEPESHASVKTPTSPVKPDPVPLVSPEQIPGKSKKAADMDAFVEEVFMMHKADIMAQAPDVSPRPTAHGAPAHEKPEPAPAVPSASGGQDSESVHESVGSSSVQPEPDAVIDWLIREKSR; this is encoded by the coding sequence ATGTACTGTAGCCATTTTAATCTGAAAAAAAAGCCTTTTCAGCTAAGTACGGATAACAGTTTTCTGTGGCTGGGCGACACCCATGCCCGGGCGTTAGGTCTTCTAAGGCATGGCATTGACAGCGCCCAGCGGTTGCTGGTCCTCACCGGTGACATCGGCACCGGCAAAACCACACTGATCCATGAACTGAGTCATTTTTTACCCCAGACAACGGCCGTGGCCCATATCACGGATCCGAGTATTGAACGCCATCATCTGCTTCTTTCCATCGCCCGGGATCTGGGATTTGGGGCGTTTTATGAAGAAGGAGAAGAATTCGATTCCGTTTTGTCGGTTTTTTTAAGCCGGCGGAGCCCGGAAGGCAAATGCCTGATCATCATTGACGAGGCCCACTTGATGTCGGAACGATTTCTATCGCAGATCCCCGCCTGGGCCAAATCCGCACCGGACAATACTCTCACCTTTATCCTGGCCGGTCAGCTGGAGTTTCACCAGGTCTTGGAAGAGACCCTGGGCCGTTCATGGCAGGCCCAGGTGGATGTCCATGCCATGCTTTCTCCTTTGGACGAGCAGCAGACCCTGGATTATATCAACCGGCGCCTTGAACTGGCCGGTGCAACAGCGCCTATTTTTATCCCTGAAACCGTCCGGGAGGTTCACCGGTACACCAAAGGCATTCCCCGGCGCATTAACATTGCCTGTGACCAGGCCATGATCGCGGCTTTTTCAAAGGATATGCACACCGTTGATGCCCGGACCTTCCGGGAAGCCGTGGGGATTTTGGAGCTTCCCCGGGTGCCGGCCGTCGTAGCGCCGCCAGTGCCGGATCTGCAAATGCCGTCTTTGTTCCAAAGGGTCCGGCGGCAGGCAACAACCGTGCTGCCCGTCCTGGCCGCAGCCGTTCTTTTGGTCGTTGTCGCCTATACCTTCCATTCCCGAACTTTTCCCGTTTCGACACCTGCTGCCACGGCAGCCCATGGTCAGCCGCCTGGAACCATTGTGCCCAAGGAAGTGTCTCAGACGGAACCAGAATCCCACGCGTCTGTAAAAACCCCGACTTCACCCGTAAAACCGGACCCAGTTCCGCTGGTTTCCCCTGAACAAATCCCAGGCAAGTCCAAGAAAGCCGCCGATATGGATGCGTTTGTCGAAGAAGTGTTCATGATGCACAAAGCCGATATCATGGCCCAGGCGCCGGATGTGTCCCCCCGGCCGACGGCCCATGGCGCCCCGGCTCATGAAAAGCCCGAACCTGCCCCGGCCGTTCCTTCGGCATCCGGCGGCCAGGACTCTGAATCTGTCCATGAATCTGTGGGAAGCTCATCCGTCCAGCCGGAACCGGATGCTGTGATTGACTGGCTCATACGAGAAAAATCCCGTTAA